In Phalacrocorax carbo chromosome 17, bPhaCar2.1, whole genome shotgun sequence, the genomic window TTTCATGTGACCATGGAGCTCCCTGTTATGGGGGAGAAGCTTCCCAGGTCGCAGGTGCAGCCAGGGCGCAACGCAGTGCCTGGGCAGCATCAGCCGATGCTGGAAAGCCCTGTGCCTCCAGGACAAGAGCCAGCACCTCTTACCCACCTGTGATATCAAGGTGTCACATGCCGAAGACAAACCATAACCTACAGAGATGGCAGTAACATTTATAACCTGGAAACaggagatttaaaaaacaaaaaagagcagATGAGCATTTAAGACTTTTAGGTAGGGAGAGGGACTAAAAGGAAACGTGGGAGTCTGAAATCTCCTCTGCCCTTCTCTGCCTCCCTTCCTGTATCCTGTCCCAGCGTCAGCACCCAGGAATGCTTACAGCGATGGCCAGCGTGACGGCGGCCAGCTCGACCTTGCCCAGGTGGCCGCAGAATATGGAGCTGACGAGGTGTATCAGGAAGATCAGCAGCTGGATCAGGATCTATaagtgaggaagaggagaggtgGAAATCAAAAACAGAGGTGAGCAGGGGTGGCTGTGCTCGGGGGAGACCTCTGGGCCAGAGCATGGGATgggaggggaaggcagctgTACATGTTTAGCTGCGTGCATAGAACCAGTCAGGCAACCCAATCCCCCCCGACACATCAGCTGAAGCTGACCTGAGGTTTTGAGCCCCTTGCCAGGTGTTTAGCATCACTCCAGGTACCTCTTCTCCAGGAGCTCTTGGGGGGCTCTCATGTCAGTGGGGCTCCACTGGCTGAGGGACCCACTCCCCAGGGTGCCCACGGCATCGCGGCTGCCCCAACACGCCAGCGCTCTCCTCCCAGGGTCCTTACCAGCGGCCCCgccagcaccagcagcttctTTGCATCCTCCCAGAAGTTGTCCGGGACCAGGCGCTGAAGCCAGCGGCGTTTCTTCCCGCAGCTGCTGGGTGTGAGATGGTGCTGGCCAGCGGCCATCACCTCGCTGAAGCTGTGCTCCTCGGCGAGGGTCGCCTGCTTCATGCTGCCGCTCTGCCAGGGGAGTGAAACAACCCTCTTCCTCCGCACTCTGTTAAAACCACCCTGCCAGGGTGAGCAATGTGTAACCACAGCGGGGTGAACTTCAGCCAGGGCTGGGCGAGCCAACCGCATGCTCCCTGCTGCCGGCAGCTGGGTCGGTGATGGGAAGTGCAGGCAGTGGgtcagggcagggcagggagctggggaggccaGTGAGGGTCCTGTACGCCGCTGTGGGCAGCGCAGAGGAGCCTGGATGTGCAGTGCAAGGTGCTTGCTGCCTGCCCCGAGCTGGTGTAGGGACCACGTTTTCCCAACTCACTCCCACAAGCTTTCCTACCTCTCTCTGGCTTCGCTGCAGCTTTGCTGGCCAGTGGGCTGGAAggttctcctcctcttccagcagcGACGGAGGGCTCATGGATCTGTGTGCGGTCTCCTGTGAGCTGCTGCCGGCAGTGGCAAGGCCACTGCCTGTCTTGGCCCCTCTCATCACAGCATGGCGGTGGCCAATACAAGCCGGCCCCATTGGCTCCGGCTGTCGGCCTTGCACAGCAAGGCAGCGTCAGGTTTCACCGGCACCCTTCTGCCAGACCAAATATAGCATCCTGCCTTGGCCCACCACAGGGCAGGGGAGGCggaggggagctgctgccagggtgcAGACGCTCTCCCGCACAGAGCAGGAGGTGGGTTCTGGTGGGATGGGGTAGCCCACAGGGCAGAGCAAGGCAGGCTTCCATCCCAAAGCTACCCAGACTCTGAGCAGGGCACAGGCTGCCACATCCTCCCCACATGggggcagaggctgctggggTTGATGGCTCCTTCATCTCATGTCTTTTCATTCCCAGCCCACAGGCAGCCAGCACCAGGAGAGTTGGGAGGTGCTGTGCACCAGCTGTAGGTAATATTCACCTCCAAAGGCGGACCGTGTGCCACACGACAGAGGTAATGGCCTCACCGCTGTCACACAGCTGCAGGTAAGAGCCTGGGACAGGTCCTGagggcaggcagtgctggggccTTTGCACTAAGAGATACAGCAGTTCCTCGATGGCTCCGTAGGGTTGTGCAGCACACCACCCACCCTCTCCCGTGCGGCTCAGCGGCAGTGTAGGAGTAACCAAGGTGCACAAACCCTGCTCATACCCGAGGGGAGCAGTGTGCTCTGTGAGCCCCGCTCAAACCCTGGCTCCCACTGCACCCAGAGCCAGCCCCAGAATGCAGGGCCAGGAGCCTGAGGCTCTGCCCTGTGCATGTCGTCCATGCTGCGCAAGCCAGGCACACGCCTCACACCTCTAACAGCTTAGTCATGCCACTGACCGGTGTCATGCTCACACCACATTAACAGCCCAACATTTACTCAGAAAACTTTATTGTATCAAAAATCCCACCTTACAAAAGTGCAGAGAAGTTGCTTTAGGCCCTGCGCCTGTAAcacaaagggagagcagggcCAGCAGCCACCACCCAACGCCCCGGCGGCAGTCAGAGGAGTCAGCCACCTTCCAGCAAAGTCAGccttgctctgtgctgcccCAGCAGTAGCGAGTGGGCTCTGCCATGCCACAATGCTGGTGCATGATGAAGCGTGCTGTGGGCAGCAAGAGCCTCTGGCATTAGCAAGTGACACGGACAAATGCCCCAGGGAGTAGGACGCAGGACAGCAGCACAAGGTCCCCGTCTCCTTCCCAGGCCAGCCCCAGGATACATTCCCGCCTACCATGGGTGACATCCCAGTGCAGTGCAGGAGAGAGACCAGCTCTCAAGCACTTTCTTCCCAGATGCCACATCCTCACCCCTTTTAAGAACACTGCGCGTGGGATAAAACATTGTGAGTTAACCAGAACCTGAGCAAAGTGACTCTTTACAAGGAACTGAGGGGGAATTCCTTCCCCCATACCACCCTCCTGGCACATGACCATGTGCCCTCCTGCTCCGTGCACAGCTCCCCTGCACCACTGGTTCTAGCCATTGCCAGTCAGGAGCCGGACCAGTATGCCCACCAGCAGGACAGCgacagcagcggcagcagccaGCACGCGGCGGATGATCAGGGCCTTCCATACCACAGCCGGAGGAGCAGGGACAACAGCAGCCTCCTCCGGTGCGATGAGCTGGTGGTCAGGTTGCCTCTCAGCTCCTACGATGCTCTCAGGCAAGGCCACAGTGTCCGTGTCAACAGAGTCATAATCTGTGTAACAGAAAGGGGAgtgctgcagggaagcagagctgcaaaGTCAGGGGATCCCAGTCTGATGCTGCACAAGTGCTAGTACAAgtcctgaggtcccttcccaagGCTCAGGGACATGCCACAGCAAAGTGGTGGATGTTCCCAGGTAAggcaggcactggctggcagcCCAGGCTCTTCCCTGGAGCAGCCACGGTGGTGATAAGGGTAACGGGGTAACTTGTACCCCACTACTAAGTACAGGAGAAGTGCCACTAGCCTGGGACCAGCACCAAACACTGCTCTTTCCAGCCATCGGGGCCTGCAAGATAAGACTCTGCTGCTGTGACGGAAAGGAAGGGTTGGGTGGAGAATACAGGCTCCCTCCCTGTTGTCAGGCCCAGTTACATACCCACAGCAGATGTTTTGTTAGCAGCTGTGCCATTGGAGTTCACATCTTCCAGTTGTTTCTTCAGTCCAGCTCGAACCTGAGCCTAAAAACATACAGAAGAGTTGCCCTTCCCAGAGCAAGGATGTCCTGCCCAGACAAGCAAACCTCAGCCTCCTCCCTCAGCACCGAATTGCTCCTCTGCTACAGGAGAGGGACAGATCCCACCTCACTTTTGCCTCCTCCCAGAGAGCTGTGGCATTGTACTGGGACAGGAACTCACCTAACACCTTTTAAGAGTCACGAGAGAAGCACAGGTCTCAcctcttctgcagctttctTCCAGTCCATGCGCATCACAAAAGCCGAGAAGGAAAGGGCTTGCAGAGAGATGCAAATGATCATCCCCACCCACAGACCTGCAGCAAGGGAAAGTCACTTGAGCGAGGGCTTGAGGAAACCCTGCTTTTGCCAGTCACTGCCAAAATGCCCAAGGACTTCAGTGGGGCCAGATTATTGCCCCATGTCTAACCCAGTCTTGATGGAAGAGCTGCCCTGAAGGGCAGCGAGAGGAAACCGCTCCTCTGGGGGTCCTATGCTGGGAGCAAGCCTGGATTTACTGGGACATCTCAGCACCCATTTGATGgaggctgctcagagcctgACTCAGCTGAACACTTCAGCGTGCAATCTAGCCCCACCAAGCTGAAGGAGGATCCGAGCACAAGTTCCAGGGCTGAGCCTTTGCTCAAAGCACGGGGTTTGGCCCAGCAgaagcagtgctggcagctcGTACAAAGCCAGACTCCCAAAGCCAAAGGGAAGACACACGTACCTAACACCCCCAGCTTAGCCACAAACATCAGCGAGATGCCGATGGGCAGGCCGATGGCATAATAGCCGATGGCGTTGGCAATAGCACCCATCTTCTGCTTCCCTGTGCCCCGCAGCACGCCGCCACAGGTCGCCTAAGAAAAGCGGGCAGAGGGATCAGTACACGGCACAGCACGTGCTATGGAAGGTTCCACCACAGGAGCGCTGGGGTATGGCGCGGCCCTCCGAATAGGGGAACCCACAGCACTGGGCCAAGAGGGACCAAAGCCACATCACAGAGCACACGGTGCAGGGCTCCCCTCGTTCCAGCTGCGGAGCCAGGCGCAGAACGTGGAGCTGCCGGCAGACACCGAGGGGCATGCCAGCAGACCCCACAGTGCTTTCCGCACTGCCTGGGTCCCTCTCCCCAGGGACACAACAGGAGGAAACAGGCTGAAATTACTCTCTACCAAGCTGTATGAGCACTGCTGCTATGCTGTGAGTACCTGATGTCTCTGAAGATCCAGCCGCTCACTTGCGCTGCTCTGACAAGCTAGGAAAAAGCCAAAGCCTTGCCagggggaaaagagggagaaagaactGGTAGTTCTGCAGCAATGCCAATAGGCAGCTACAAGCCCTGAGGTGCTATAGGCAATGCGAGCGGCCGCTTTGACAGTTTATCAGTTTACATCTCTATATCATTTTAACAGATCAAGAAAGAGCTAGAGGCAGCTTTGCACTCTCCATTGTACCCGCAACCTGTGGAGAGGAATGGCTCCACATACTGGAATACTCACTGCTGCTGCATCAAGCAAGTGGAATGGAGCAAAGATGATCATCACTTTGGACACCAAGATAACGATCTCCCTGTTGGGAACATGTATGTACTGGTCAGggaaagcagcacagcctggccCCAAGGGGCTCTAGTTCTGACATATCTCTCTCGGCCAGCTGCAAAGTCAGACCCCAGCCCGTGAGACCTGCAGGGATGTGTGCAGCTTGGGTACCACTATGGTAGTGTCCCAGTGTCAGCAGCATCCGTGCTGCCCGCTGACACCAGGCAGCAAGGGAGGAACATATTTGGCAGATGGAGGTTTATGAACTCTATCTGTCAGCAGCTTCTGAGCAGCTCCTGGGATATAAATCACATACTCTACTCCAAGAAGGTAATAATACTCAAAAGCAAGCTGTTAACCCACTTGTCACTGGTGAAGATGTATCCCACCACATCCTTTAGGGTTCCCAGTAACACCGCAACCACCACAGCAAaaacctctggaaaaaaaaaacaagaaacagtCAAATTGCTTGCCTCAAGGGCAACGTGTCCTGCTCCTTTATTTCCCTCTGCAGGACCTGGGCTGACCTGTGCACATCAAGGCAGTAATGCAGGAGGTCTTGGCTTGCACCACGTCCCCTGATCCCAAGGCATTGCCCACTCTGACACTCGCAGCCACGCTGAAGCCCAGAGGCACCTGAGTAGCAGGAGACAAGGAGAGGGTGAGTGGCAAGAGAGCCCGCAGcaattttcttcctcagtgGGGAATTTGGGGCAAATTGGCATTACTGCAGTAAAGGGATTTTCCATCTGCAGCCCACCCCTGGACGTGCAGCCGCAGAGCAGGCCTGAGAGTCATCACCTGCCTGGTACCGactcctgcttccctccccagccttgATCTGCAGAGCCATTGCCTGGGAGCTCCTCCCAGGCTGACCTCAGTTTAATACACCCAGCCCTTACCATGTACGCCGCAGAGGAGAGCTCGTAGATGACAGACTGCACGCCCAGCTCCACCACACTGAGCAGCCCTGGAAAAGATTCATCACTTCATTAGGTCAGAATTAAACTCCTCCATTGCTACAAGAAGGCAGTGACTATAGGGTTCCCATCTAACAGGTGCAGCATCCTGCAGAACCAACCCTGCACatgcaggggctgctggcaggaggTGCCCTGGGGACACACTCAGGAGGCAGCCACTGCAGCAGGCGTGGCTGGAAGATGACCTGTcaaaccagaggaaaaagaggatTTGGACTCACCTGCTAAGAAGCTCCCAATCTCAAAGGTCCACCATTCAATACACATCATAAGCATGCCGGGCACCGCCAGCCAGATAAAGGAGCCCCAGTCCAGGAGGCAGTCCCTGGTCCAACCTGCAATGAGGAGGTAAAGCAAAATGAATGCAtgttctccctctcctcccacaaAGGGGAGCCATATGCTCTTCTGGAAGCTCTCTGAGGGCAATCACCACCAAAGATCACAGGACATCAGCCTAGTCTTGCTGCATTCCTGAGACAGGATGCTCAGCCAGAATGTACTTGGAGCTACAGTAAAGGCCTTGAGGACATGGCTACAGCATCCTCCCATTGTGAGGGGCTGGTAATCCTGTATCAGGTGCTGGTGACCGTGCCAAATCCCCAGGGCCAGACACTGGTATTTTGAAGGATTAAGCTATGAACGGTACCTCCCCAGGTCTCCACATGGATCTTCTTCCACCACAcataaaggaagagaagaatggCCTGGGTGTACTGAGAAACCGTGTTAGCCCAGGCAGAGCCCCTGGGGAGAGAGACAGGCAGGTTACAAGTGACACCCTCCCCAACCTCCTCAGCTACAGCAGGCGAGGCCTTGCTGAAGCTATGGGGCAGACCCCTCCAGCCTTATCTTTGCAGGCTGGTTAGCTGagggcagaaagcagcagaactgaGCACCCAGGACACCCCCCGCAGCCCTGAGCAAACCACTGCACCCAGGGAGAGGCTGTCACCACCTCTGCTCACACTTACACCATGCCCAGCTTCAGCGCATATAGGAGGAAGGCATTCATGGCCACATTGAGGATGTTGGCTGCAATCCCCGTCAACACCTGAGGCAAAATGATCGCCTGGAAGCCAAGGAGAGACTTTGGAGTTTGCTTCCCCAACACTGCCCAAGCCCCATCCAGCCAACACAGGGGAGACCTTCAGCAATGCCCAAGGAGAAAGCCAAGGCAGTGACTCCTGTTTCAGGTAAAGCTGGATCGTGCCAGACATGCAGAAGGTAGCATGCAGGGCTCAGGAGCTGGTACAATCGACAAAATGCAGAGTTGGGAGGTAACCATGGGGAAATGGAGCAAACTAAGTGTGGTTCCCAtgagctctccctgccctgcagggccGGCTGGGGGGCTGTGCAACACACgttccccagcccagctccccctAGAACAGGATGAACTTAGATCCCCAACTTTATCCATGTTCCTAGGAATACCTTTAATCTATGGCCCAGAATCTGACTAGTTATACAATACCTGACTTAGTAAATATCTTGTCTGCAGCTGGTACAGAAACGCCGCCTGCAAAAGTCAGTATTCATTTCATCAGCACCGCCACTCTATGGTTCAGCAGCCAGCTACCATTTAACACTCACAGATAGGTCCTTCCCTCAGCTCCCAGCACTGCCTTCTCAGGGTGCCCCAGCCAGGCGTGCtgcccagcacccagctccTGTGGTCTGGTTGAAGCATAGCAtctgcagcactggctgcacCCCAAGCCAAGAGTAACAAAAGGCACCTCCCGTTCCCACCGGGAAGAGACATCAGCCTCCAAATGGGAAGTCTATGCCTCATTGTCAGCGTGAGAGAGCCTGGAAACCTTGGAAGAAAGGATTAGCCTACAGACCGTTATTCCCCGGGGTACTGCTCCCTGCCTTAGAGGAGTCAGAGTAACCAGCCAAGAGCCCAGCAGCTATGAGTGTGTGCAAACAGCAAGCTGCAGCCTTTATCTCAGAGCTAAGAGTGAGCCCTGGAGCCCCTGGTTCCAATGTCCATCGCCAGTTACGTGTTGTGCAGAGACATGGCCTGCAGTAAAAGCCTCTGCACAGTAAGATGAAAGAGTGCATGTTTGCTGGTCCGGCAGCTGCTGGCCAATACATACCTATTAAGGCTCAAGATCAAGGGGCACATTGTAAAACCCTAAAGCATGCTGCCCTGTGACCAACATGGCAAAGGCCCTCCCTCTTTTCCCCTAATGTTACCAAGGGATACAGAGCTTCTAACAGCTTTAGCAGCAACTTACAGGAAGCGCTGGAATAAAGATCATCACGTAGACCTGAGTTAACCTGGAAAGAGAATTGTTTCCCCAGTTAATGATACAGCAAAGCAAGAGCCAAGCCAAGCAGCATTGCACTCAAGCTCCACAGAACCTTAATTTCAACACTACATTGCAACCCGTCCACAGCCAACTGCCTGCTCCAGACAGGCTCGATCTCACCCCTGACCTGGAGACCTCGGGGTCCTGTCGGATGAGCAGGAGGATCCGCTCGGTGTTGATGAAGAGCGCCCAGCAagggaagcagcacagcagcaggatgAGGATCCCCCGCTGCAGGATGGTGCCCACCTGCTTCAGGTTCTTGCCGCCATATGTCTGAGTCAGGAGAGAGGACCAAGGTAAGCTTTACAGGGAACCAAGGGGTCTGGGCAAATCCTTAGACATTTAACAGGGAGGTTAACATCAATTAATTAACAGCAATAGGCTGATTAAATGCatttcccatgctctgcagtgGCTAGTGCCAGGCTGGTTGGGTTTAACTGGCTCTCAGGTGGATTGCACATCCCTTTGCTGCCCAGGCATGGCCCAGGGCTCCttgggggagctgcagggagggagcaggctCCAGCCAGTGCATTTGTAGCCCCAGGCTGGCTGGAAGCTGCCAACCTCCTGCCCTTTGTGCCCAGATCACACTGCACAGGAGGTGAGACAACACTAATTGAACCCTGTCAGGCACAGGAAAGGGGGAGCTGCTACTGACCTGGGACATCAGCGTGTCACATGCTGAGGCTAAACCAGAACCGATGGAGATGCCTGTCACGTTGATAACCTGGAAGAGAGACAAGGGACTTGAGTTGCAAGGGAGGGTGACAGGGGACCTGGCCCAAAGCGCTGTGTCCCTCCCAGCTGGGTGGGGAGACTGTTCTGCTGCAAGTTTCTGGGAAGCTTCCAGCCCTTCTCCATTTCTCAGAATAACACATTCTTGTTACCTAAATAGTCTCTTCTCCTCTCTGGCATGGAAAAGGATCATCTAGCAAGAGGTGAATATCTAAAGGACAAAGAGCGCAGCTCCAAGCAGAAAGGTTTGGTAGATGCGATGTTTGCATTGCATCAGGCTGTGCTTATACACAGGGTCCTCAAAAATACATTCctacaggtttggggtttttttcttcttttggtgaCACAtaatttgtatattttaaatcagAGCAGAATCAGAGTAATACATACGGAGACGGCCAGCGTCACAGCATCCAGTTCGGCTTTCCCCAGGTGACCACAGAAGATGGAGCTGACCACGCTGATCAGGAACCCCAGCAGCTGGGCGACAAACTaggatgggaggaggaggagaggaacagTCAGGTTTCCTGGTGTCACCGCAGTGCCTTGCCTCAAGGCCAGGGCTCTGCTGTCGTGGGAACCCACccctgcccaccagcactgctggggcagaggggccaGCTCTAGGACTCTCCCAGGCTCTTGGGGCTTTGTCTTTTAAAGCATGCCTCTACCTGCCCCGTGGTATTTTGGTGTTATGCAGCCGATCTGGCAGATGGGGCTTAATGGCTTCACTAGAAATCCTCTTTTCCAGGATGCAAGATgcacagagagggaaaaataaaaaaatcccaatgcGTTTCCACACCTCTGTGCATCTAGGGGAAACTCTCCTCCCAAACAGCAACGTCCTTGCCTGCTGGAGAGATGCCAAGTCCAGCCTGCTTGTTCCTTGCCAGGGGCTACAGCAAGGCTTAAGGATGCTGTAGCAGATGCTGTAGCAGACACTGTACTCCAGACCTCATTTTCCCTTGGCAGGAAGATGCCCCCTCTACAGGCCTCTGGGGCATGGAGTCACGGCAGAGCTAGAACCAGATGGTAGGAGTTACGAGACGTTTATACCCGCTGAGGGGTGGGCACGGCTGGGCACCATGCCCAGGGTCCGCTCACGCTCCCTTCCACCCAGCAGCTGGCAAGCCGAGAGCCCAGCATGCTGCTGGAGAACAGCTCCTGTGGGGTCAGAGGAACAAGAGACCAAAACCTTCTCCTGTCCAGACCTCCCACCGCTGCCTGCAGATGCAGATCTCCTACCAGGCCTGGGCACGTTCGACCTGCTGTGAGTAATCCCCTCAGGAGGGGTCCATACCTCTGTGATTGTTCCAGTGCAGGGTTTGATGTGAAATGAGAATTAACTAGTGACAGCTGTAGGTTTGGTTTTGAGGTTATCTGTGCACACAGAGAAGCAGGCTGCGCCGCAGGTGGGACAGTTGAGGGGACTGAGATACGGCTGCTTATTCAGCTACAGAAACCAAAACCCATCTATACTTCCCCTGCTGCCTGATCACAACGGGTCAGTGCTTTGATGTCAGGGAGGACACCTCCGAGAGGTTCATCAGTTGGTACTTATTTACCGGATAAAGCAGAAGCTTCAAAGCACAAAACTTTACGCACGATGGATTTAGACCAGGGCTGTGGTATGCGCTCCCTTTTGCGGAAACATCTGCAAAACGTGCTCAGTGCTGTGCTGTCGGTCCCTGACTGCCAAGGGATGTGTCCCCTTCCAGACGAAGGGCAGTCCAGGGAGGATTCCAGGACAGCAAGCCATAGGCTACCTTTGCACCCAGAGTCTGCTGGAAGGGCTGGCATCGAGCAAGGCGACTTGCTCGTCACCCAAGGCGTATGTGGCAGCACCAGGGCTGTAGAATGGTTTCACAGAGCAATTTAATAGCttatctccccctccccaaatccactgcttttcttttaaagccgAGCTGCCAGGCTCCGCTGGAGCAGAGCGCACGGATCAAACTGGACAGCAGCTGGAATCCCTGTGGCAAGGAATGAGCACTTGGATGGTAATTAAGGAATGAATGGTGGCGTTTTAATTCTAGCCGTGCCTTCGGCGGGCACGGACTGAGGGGCGGGAGGGACGGGGCCGGCCCCGCtgcgggcggggagggaggggaggcgaCGCCCCGGGCTGCCGAGCCGTCCGCGGGCGCTGGACGGAGACCACGCgggggcacggcggggccgggctcAGCCCGGAGCCTCGCCTCCACAGCCCGGCGTGGCCGGGCCACGCCGCCAGGCTCCGACCCGCTGCCCGGGGCGGCCGCCCCTCACCGCAGCGCCGCGGCCGCCACCCTCCCCaacccccgcgcccccggggcgggagggcgcCAGGCCCGTCCCCGGTCCCGTCCCCCGCCCCGGTTCGCCTCTCACCACGGGCCCCGCCAGCCGGGCCAGCTCGTAGCTCTCCCGCCGGGCACCCGCGGGCAGGAGGCGCCGGAGGCCCCGCAGGCACCGCGctgccgcgccgcccgccgccgccatgagccgccccgccgccgccgccgcccgctcgcTTTATGGgcacggcccggcccggctccccgcccccggggccgcggggctgccGCCTGTGGGCGGTGCGGgccggcacg contains:
- the LOC104041197 gene encoding multidrug and toxin extrusion protein 2; this translates as MAAAGGAAARCLRGLRRLLPAGARRESYELARLAGPVFVAQLLGFLISVVSSIFCGHLGKAELDAVTLAVSVINVTGISIGSGLASACDTLMSQTYGGKNLKQVGTILQRGILILLLCCFPCWALFINTERILLLIRQDPEVSRLTQVYVMIFIPALPAAFLYQLQTRYLLSQAIILPQVLTGIAANILNVAMNAFLLYALKLGMVGSAWANTVSQYTQAILLFLYVWWKKIHVETWGGWTRDCLLDWGSFIWLAVPGMLMMCIEWWTFEIGSFLAGLLSVVELGVQSVIYELSSAAYMVPLGFSVAASVRVGNALGSGDVVQAKTSCITALMCTEVFAVVVAVLLGTLKDVVGYIFTSDKEIVILVSKVMIIFAPFHLLDAAAATCGGVLRGTGKQKMGAIANAIGYYAIGLPIGISLMFVAKLGVLGLWVGMIICISLQALSFSAFVMRMDWKKAAEEAQVRAGLKKQLEDVNSNGTAANKTSAVDYDSVDTDTVALPESIVGAERQPDHQLIAPEEAAVVPAPPAVVWKALIIRRVLAAAAAVAVLLVGILVRLLTGNG